The Bubalus kerabau isolate K-KA32 ecotype Philippines breed swamp buffalo chromosome 8, PCC_UOA_SB_1v2, whole genome shotgun sequence genomic sequence ACTCAACAACATCTGGATCTTAAAGGGTCTAGTGTGTTCTGGCAACAGCAGAGCAGTGCTGGGGGTTTGCTTCAGGGGAGACCAGGATTTGAGTCTGAGGTGAGATGTGGGAAGGTCTGGATGACTAATTAGAGCTGTGGACTTGACTAGTCACTGGGGAGCCTCTGGAGGTTGTTGATTTTGTATTAagtgcattttttattttggagtaattttagatttatagaaaagttacaaagaaagagttcctcccctcaccccaggagTCTCCTTTTATGTTACCTTATAGTTTCctggtacatttgtcaaaactaagaaaccAATACTGGCCCATCACTTTTGCTCCAggttttattcagatttcacccgTTTGCCCATCAACATGCTTCTGTTCCAGGAGTCCGTCTGTGATCCCACATTGCATTTAGTCATGTCTCCTTCGTGCTCTGTGACATTCCTCCCTCATTACTTTGACAGTTTTGAGGGGAACCGATCAGTCTGTAGAATGTCCTTCAATTTGAGTATGTTTGATATTCACTCATGGTCAGACTGGAATAACCCGTTTTTGAAAAAATAGCACAAAGGTGAAGTGCCTTTCTTATCCCATTATTCGTGGGCACATGATTATCCACATGTCATCACTGGTGATGTTAACCTTGTTCACTTCATTAAAGTCATATTGGCCAGGTTTCTCCTCTGTTAAGCTTCCCAGGAAGTTTTCCCTTTTTCACACTTCTCTGGTGTTTAAAATTTGTAGTATGTTGATTATAATTGATGTCTGCTgctagctaagtcacttcagtcatgtctgactgtgcgaccccatagatggcagcccaccaggctccaccatccctgggattctccaggcaagaacactggagtggcttgccatttccttctccaatgcatgaaagtgaaaagtgaaagtcaagtcgctccgtcctgtccaactcttcacgaccccatggactgcagcctaccaggctcctccgtccatgggaatttcttttttgtgtgtgtgtccatgggattttccaggcaagagtactggagtggggtgccattgccttctccgataattgATGTCTAATGCAACTCAAAGCAGTAAGGCCAGTCATATGTTTAGGGCTGTTGGGATAGCTCAAAGTGAGAAATGACAGCTATCTGCACTTACAGTGGCAGTGAGAGTGAAAAGGGGGAGAGGCATTCAAGCTTTTCTGGCCAACAGAGTGGCTTATGGTAGCTTTGAAAGAAACAAGACAAGTCAAGatcacttcacacccattaggataaCTCTGAACAAAAAGATATTAAGtgttgaggatgtggagaaattggaatcctcaaacactgatgctgggaatgtaaaatggtatagccactttggaatagtctggcagttcctcagaaagttaaacatACTTACCATTTGATACAGCAATTCCTCTCCTAAgtatataaagagaaataaaaacacaggtGTATACTGAAATTAATGTTCATAGTTCATGAATGAGGTTATTAATGTtcatacatgaatattcatagttcATTACAGCTAAATGGTGGAAAACATCCAAATGTAACgcagctgatgaatggatgaaaaaaatatggtatatccatacagtggagtattttttggccataaaaagggatgaagcactgatagcacagatgaaccttggaaacattatGGTAAATAAGTCAGCGtcaaaaggccatatatgattccatttatatgaaatatcccaGACGGgtaaatctacagagacagaaaagtcGACTAGCTCCTTCTTAAGGGCAAGGTGGTGGTGTAGGGATTGGGCCATGACAGGTAAgtcatgatgaaaatgttctaaaattgactgtagTCATGGATGTACAACTCTGTGTACTAAAAGCCACTGAAGTGTACACTTGAAATAGGTGAATCATATCTAAAAAATTATTACTAAATGTCAGGCAACACACGGCAGGGGAGCTGCATCTGTTCAAACGACACTCTTTCAAGCCAAAGTTCATAGGTAACACGGGGGCTAGAGAAATGGCACCATAAATCATTAGTATAAAGGATTCACTTGTCAGAAGTACCCTTGTCATTTAGTCCAGTTTACTAAACATAGTTGTTCAGGGGTTTCAAACAGGACACCTTTAACATTTAGTGTTTTCCGAGGTTAACACAATTGCGGGCTGACCCCTTTTCTGGCATTGAAGACAACACTGTGTTATTGAGATTGGCTGATGTCCCTCCTACACCTGAATTTCAATTACAGTTGTCTttatgtagggacttccctggtggctcagatggtaaagtgtctgcctgcaatgcgggagacccgggttcaatccctgggtcaggaagatctcctggagaaggaaatggcaacccactccagtattcttgcctggaaaatcccatggacagaggagtctggtaggctacagtccatggggtcagagtatgtgtgtgctcagttgtgtccgattctttgcaaccccatggactgtagcctgccaggctctacttgtccatgggatcttcctggtaatactggagtgcattgccatctCCTGTTCCAAGGGACctcaaaggatcttcctgacccagggatcgaacctgcctctccttcattggcaggcagattctttaccactagcaccacctgggaaaaccaAAATTGTCCTTCCTTACTGTAATAAAATGTTTTACCATGAGTAGCTCTGTTGCTTAAGTAATTTGTAGAATATTTGGGGATGAAACTGAAGATGTTACCAATTTAAATATTCTTGGCATGATCTACAACCTGAATGGATTTAGAATTTATTTCCTCACTGAAGAAAATGGGTCAAGCCATAAAACTTGTGGCTGTACAGGTCACCAATTACTGTTGTACACTTGCAACATGTCACCTGGGTTGGTGGTATGAAGTACAAGAATACagaaatttcaaattaatttggACAGTTGTTATTAATAAAATCCTGAGAAAGAGATGCTATGATGGTTACTTTTTATGTGTCAGTTACGACTGGGCTAAGGGATACCCAGATAGcgggtaaaacattatttctgagtaTATCTGTGAGGGTGCTTCTGGAACAGATTAGCATCTAAATCAGTAGATTGAGTAAAGATGGCCCTTGCCAAAGTAGGTGGGCATCATTCATCtgtttataaagttaaaatacaacaaaaaggCGAAGGGCACATTTGCTCTCTCCTTAAACTGGAATGTTCATCTTCAACTGCCCTCTGATACTGGAGCTCCTGGTTTTGGGGCCTTTAGACTCTCGGACTTACAGCAGCGTCCTCCCTGTTCTCACGTCTTCGAACGTGGGCTGCAAGTGACACCATCAACTTCCCTTATTCTCAGGCTTTTGGACTTGCACTGTACACCACCGACTTTCTTGGTTCTCCAGTTTTGCAGATCTTGGTTCTCTAGATTGCAGATCGGGTGACTTCTCCACCTCCATAACCATGTCAACCAACTTGTGTAACAATTcatttacatatacatatccacatatatcctattggttctgaTTCTGTAGAATGCCCTAatacaaatattcaaaaattacagatgttggattctgtttgctttaGTATCATCGTTTTTTCACAGTGTCAAGGAAGTGATTAACTTGGTGTAGTTCATGAGGTAGCAGTACATTCTTAACACAGTTGGCCCAGGGTTTCATTTGGGAAATGTTAAGTCCTGACCTGACAGCTATTAAATTCCAAGTTTGTGCTTGAACAGGTGACTGAAAGAAGAAGAACAATATGACCAACAGCACATAAGCTTTtattaataaagcagaaaatgtAAGTTCAacccaaaatttttttttcttgcatttaaTCTGACCATATGCCAGAGAAATTATTCTTTATGAGAACTTAGGTGAGAACTGTCAATAAGCCAGTCTGTCAAAAATGGCACACTGGAATATCTAATAAAGTTaagtaaatgaaattaagaagaaaacaaatattaaaaatcacagGAATTGCTCCTTCAAATATCAGGGGCCTCTTTTAATAGTCTTCAGTGTAGCTCATGGGCAATCATCAAAATAGTTCAACCATACTGCACAACTCCCAAAGGAAAAAACTGAGGGAACTCATGGGTAATCTTCACAGCCTCATTGTAAAGTCCAAGATCTGAAAGAAATAGGTTAGCAAACATTTAATCTACAGTGGAAAGTTGTAACATCAATTATTATTTAAAGAGTTCTAcctgtttctctttcctctcccttttAGAGGAGAGAACTTATTTTCACAATCCATTTGCTAAAACTGTGATATGGGTCACATTTATTTAAGTATggttccaaaaaataaaagtcatgcaGTAGAACTTCCATGATTTCCAAAATTCATGGAGTGTAACTTCCATTTTGACTTCCATCGTACAGGCACCATTCTTGCCTGGTTGTGATTTAGGTGTTGTGCATTATTTGATGCctttatatattaaaatcaaataaaaaaactattaacagtatttttgttttgtttactttgttttaaaaaattctctttccACAAATATTAATCTTCATTGTGTTTCTTACATACAAAAGCATTATTTAGAAGTGGGCCAAAATGTCCTAGCATTTTCCTTTGGGATCAGAAAGTGATACAGAAATTCAAAGTGTAGCAGGACTGAAACTCAAGGCCAAGACATagcaagttaaaaataaagttgttttcCTCCTAATTACATGAATTACAGAATGTTTTACTTACCAAAAGGATGATTATCTTCTTTAAACTGGACATAAGATGCACACATAACGGTTGCCTTGGCCGTTACTCTTCCAACTACTTCCACGATTCCAGAGATTTCTTCATCAAGCTAACAAAAAGAACAGAATG encodes the following:
- the RPA3 gene encoding replication protein A 14 kDa subunit, whose amino-acid sequence is MVDVMESPKARINASMLAQFIDQPVCFVGRLEKIHPTGKMFILSDGEGKNVTVELMEPLDEEISGIVEVVGRVTAKATVMCASYVQFKEDNHPFDLGLYNEAVKITHEFPQFFPLGVVQYG